The proteins below are encoded in one region of Citrobacter enshiensis:
- a CDS encoding MFS transporter, whose product MTELPDSTRWQLWIVAFGFFMQSLDTTIVNTALPSMAKSLGESPLHMHMVIVSYVLTVAVMLPASGWLADKIGVRNIFFSAIILFTLGSLFCAGSNTLNELVMARVLQGVGGAMMVPVGRLTVMKIVPREQYMAAMTFVTLPGQIGPLLGPALGGILVEYASWHWIFLINIPVGIVGAIATLLLMPNYTMQTRRFDLSGFLLLAVGMAVLTLALDGGKGSGISHAALAVLIASGVVAILLYLRHAKNNARALFSLDLFRTHTFSLGLLGSFAGRIGSGMLPFMTPVFLQIGLGFSPFHAGLMMIPMVLGSMGMKRVVVQVVNRFGYRRVLVATTLGLALVSLLLMATALLGWYYILPFVLFMLGMVNSTRFSSMNTLTLKDLPDDLASSGNSLLSMIMQLSMSIGVTVAGLLLGMFGQQHLTAEAGATQTVFMYSWLCMAFIIALPAIIFSRVPNDTHKNTVISRRKRSL is encoded by the coding sequence ATGACAGAACTTCCCGACAGCACCCGCTGGCAACTTTGGATTGTGGCATTCGGCTTCTTTATGCAGTCGCTGGATACCACGATTGTTAACACTGCACTTCCCTCGATGGCGAAAAGCCTTGGGGAAAGCCCGCTGCATATGCACATGGTTATCGTGTCGTATGTGCTGACCGTGGCCGTGATGCTCCCCGCCAGCGGGTGGCTGGCGGACAAAATCGGCGTGCGTAACATTTTCTTTTCCGCCATCATCCTGTTCACGCTGGGATCGTTGTTTTGCGCGGGTTCCAACACGCTCAATGAGCTGGTGATGGCGCGCGTGCTACAGGGCGTCGGCGGCGCAATGATGGTGCCGGTCGGCAGGCTAACGGTGATGAAAATCGTCCCACGCGAACAGTATATGGCTGCAATGACATTCGTGACGTTACCGGGTCAGATTGGTCCGCTGCTCGGCCCGGCATTAGGGGGCATTCTGGTGGAGTACGCCTCCTGGCACTGGATTTTCCTGATCAACATTCCCGTTGGGATCGTCGGGGCCATCGCCACATTGCTGCTGATGCCAAACTACACGATGCAAACGCGGCGTTTTGATCTCTCTGGATTTCTTCTGCTGGCCGTCGGCATGGCGGTCCTCACGTTGGCGCTTGATGGCGGTAAAGGATCGGGGATCTCTCACGCCGCGCTGGCGGTACTCATCGCCAGCGGCGTCGTGGCAATCCTGCTGTATCTCCGGCATGCGAAGAACAATGCGCGCGCTCTGTTTAGTCTGGACTTGTTCCGCACTCACACCTTTTCGCTCGGTCTGCTTGGCAGTTTCGCCGGACGTATCGGCAGTGGCATGCTCCCCTTTATGACCCCGGTATTTTTACAGATTGGCCTGGGCTTCTCGCCCTTCCATGCCGGGTTAATGATGATCCCGATGGTGCTCGGCAGTATGGGGATGAAACGGGTAGTGGTGCAGGTGGTCAACCGGTTTGGCTATCGCCGCGTATTGGTCGCCACCACCCTCGGCCTGGCGCTGGTCAGTCTGCTGCTTATGGCCACAGCGCTGCTGGGCTGGTATTACATCCTGCCTTTTGTACTGTTCATGCTAGGGATGGTTAACTCAACCCGTTTCTCCTCGATGAACACCTTGACGTTGAAGGATCTTCCGGACGACTTAGCCAGCAGCGGCAACAGTTTGCTGTCGATGATCATGCAGTTGTCGATGAGTATTGGCGTGACCGTTGCCGGATTATTGCTGGGGATGTTTGGTCAACAACACCTCACCGCTGAGGCAGGCGCAACGCAAACCGTCTTTATGTACAGCTGGCTTTGTATGGCGTTCATCATTGCACTTCCGGCGATCATTTTTTCCCGGGTCCCTAACGACACACATAAAAACACGGTCATTTCGCGGCGAAAAAGGAGCCTGTAA
- a CDS encoding tetratricopeptide repeat protein produces the protein MDIRNSALLLLLISGVAHAEISEQQFVADCAKIPDYARQGEQLYKAKNYADAREAFEKQVTWSESCRLDDKAIATAYNNVALTWMRQAEWRKARAWLMIKPDDRKSAYNLGLIKDKLAALPAPSSAAGEYWNYVGLGTWETLIIKPLENKSDYQVDFQGYYLGMMAIYYGPNMGEFSEKVTLKDNAGVIALREGDYIHCDISLTVSPDAIDVKTDDPTQCGFGANVSADGRYLRVD, from the coding sequence ATGGATATAAGAAATAGCGCGTTACTGCTTCTGCTGATCTCAGGTGTCGCTCACGCAGAAATCTCTGAGCAACAATTTGTCGCCGACTGCGCAAAAATCCCTGACTATGCCCGTCAGGGTGAGCAACTCTACAAAGCGAAAAACTACGCCGACGCGCGTGAAGCGTTTGAAAAACAAGTGACCTGGAGCGAAAGTTGTCGACTTGACGACAAGGCCATCGCCACGGCGTACAACAACGTTGCGCTCACCTGGATGCGCCAGGCTGAGTGGCGTAAAGCCCGCGCCTGGCTGATGATCAAACCTGACGATCGCAAGTCTGCCTATAATCTGGGACTGATCAAAGATAAACTGGCGGCGTTGCCCGCCCCCTCTTCTGCGGCGGGCGAATACTGGAATTACGTGGGGTTGGGCACGTGGGAAACGCTTATCATAAAACCGCTGGAAAATAAATCCGACTACCAGGTAGATTTTCAGGGCTACTATTTAGGCATGATGGCGATATATTACGGTCCCAATATGGGCGAGTTCTCCGAGAAGGTCACGCTAAAAGACAATGCCGGCGTCATCGCGCTCAGAGAAGGCGATTATATCCATTGTGACATCTCGTTAACCGTCTCGCCCGACGCTATTGACGTGAAAACAGATGATCCCACCCAATGCGGTTTTGGTGCTAACGTCAGCGCCGACGGGCGCTATCTGCGCGTTGACTGA
- the baeR gene encoding two-component system response regulator BaeR, with protein MTELPIDENTPRILIVEDEPKLGQLLIDYLRAASYAPTLIGHGDQVLPYVHQTPPDLILLDLMLPGTDGLTLCREIRRFSEIPIVMVTAKIEEIDRLLGLEIGADDYICKPYSPREVVARVKTILRRCRPHKELQQLDADSPLIVDEGRFQASWCGKMLDLTPAEFRLLKTLSHEPGKVFSREQLLNHLYDDYRVVTDRTIDSHIKNLRRKLESLDTEQSFIRAVYGVGYRWEADACRIV; from the coding sequence ATGACTGAGTTACCCATTGATGAAAACACGCCACGGATTTTGATTGTGGAAGATGAACCCAAACTGGGACAACTGCTTATCGACTATCTGCGCGCCGCGAGTTATGCACCGACCCTGATCGGTCACGGCGATCAGGTACTGCCTTACGTGCATCAAACACCGCCCGACTTGATCCTGCTGGATCTCATGTTACCCGGCACTGACGGTTTAACCCTGTGTCGGGAAATCCGCCGTTTTTCTGAAATTCCTATCGTCATGGTGACGGCCAAAATTGAAGAGATCGACCGGCTGCTGGGGCTGGAAATTGGCGCCGATGATTACATCTGCAAACCGTACAGCCCGCGTGAAGTGGTCGCCCGCGTCAAAACCATTCTTCGCCGTTGCCGCCCCCACAAAGAGTTGCAACAGCTGGACGCCGACAGCCCACTGATTGTCGATGAAGGCCGTTTTCAGGCCTCCTGGTGCGGTAAGATGCTTGATTTGACGCCTGCCGAATTCCGCTTACTGAAAACCCTTTCGCACGAGCCGGGCAAGGTCTTTTCTCGCGAGCAACTGCTCAATCACCTCTACGATGATTATCGTGTGGTGACCGATCGCACCATCGACAGCCACATCAAAAATTTGCGCCGTAAGCTGGAATCACTGGACACCGAACAGTCATTTATTCGCGCTGTCTATGGTGTTGGATATCGCTGGGAAGCCGATGCCTGTCGGATTGTTTAA
- a CDS encoding PcfJ domain-containing protein has product MSEDNVKTYQPRNVINSTDVMATITSRSEQRGDSEDIRRWLTNHFYRWAIGSFPLVSPIRNALDYATWFGAQTDMPEWLPPKLTGGATFYYLDPQHPELHATERNLVEFLSRQNDTRLAGKLQRINCFTALVMREAEHKKMQRRRQQGWHPATQEVLKKVLSVTSGTLVEFDAMHPALRCEMAYESWHMQHCVGQFQDNNSLAGGYGDYYAKQIEQGAMRLFSLRDENNIPHVTISMRVKPEGLEIEQIKGKQNRHPVKKYTADVLHLLRHIAAQPVRHADCEGMGIVYEKTPEHEGWKFITDIHDESFLLSVLHNNFHLLRHVTDPPVALQWLLLHSSPGELHQLQTIDPTVATAAEMLYPQQLWHPTVAGKNTGCEPFEIESITLQTTRYLTADERK; this is encoded by the coding sequence ATGAGTGAAGATAACGTTAAGACATACCAGCCCCGCAATGTCATCAATTCCACCGATGTCATGGCAACCATTACGTCGCGCAGTGAACAGCGCGGCGACAGCGAAGACATTCGCCGCTGGTTGACCAACCACTTTTATCGCTGGGCTATCGGCAGTTTTCCTCTCGTTTCCCCAATTCGAAACGCGCTTGATTATGCCACCTGGTTCGGTGCACAGACTGACATGCCCGAATGGTTGCCGCCAAAACTCACCGGCGGCGCAACGTTCTACTATCTCGACCCGCAGCATCCGGAATTGCACGCCACGGAGCGCAATTTGGTGGAGTTTCTCAGCCGTCAAAATGACACCCGGCTGGCGGGAAAACTGCAGCGTATCAACTGCTTTACCGCACTGGTGATGCGCGAAGCGGAACATAAAAAAATGCAGCGCCGCCGTCAACAAGGCTGGCATCCCGCTACCCAGGAAGTGCTGAAAAAAGTGCTCAGCGTGACCAGCGGGACGCTGGTTGAATTTGATGCCATGCACCCGGCGCTACGCTGCGAAATGGCCTATGAATCCTGGCACATGCAGCACTGCGTGGGGCAATTTCAGGATAACAACTCGCTTGCAGGCGGCTACGGTGACTACTACGCCAAACAAATTGAACAGGGGGCAATGCGCCTGTTCAGCCTGCGCGACGAAAATAATATTCCTCACGTCACCATTAGCATGCGGGTAAAACCTGAAGGGCTGGAAATCGAGCAGATCAAAGGCAAACAAAACCGCCATCCGGTGAAAAAATACACCGCTGATGTTTTGCATTTACTGCGCCACATCGCGGCACAACCGGTACGCCATGCCGACTGCGAAGGTATGGGTATTGTTTACGAAAAAACGCCGGAGCACGAGGGCTGGAAATTCATTACCGATATCCACGATGAAAGTTTTCTGCTCAGCGTGTTGCACAACAATTTCCATCTGCTGCGACACGTCACAGACCCGCCCGTCGCGTTACAATGGTTGCTGCTACACAGCTCGCCAGGCGAACTGCACCAGCTACAGACGATCGACCCCACGGTCGCAACGGCGGCCGAAATGTTGTACCCACAACAACTGTGGCATCCCACCGTTGCCGGAAAAAACACCGGCTGCGAACCGTTTGAAATTGAAAGCATCACGCTGCAAACCACCCGCTATTTAACCGCTGACGAGAGGAAATGA
- the baeS gene encoding two-component system sensor histidine kinase BaeS, with translation MKFWRPGITGKLFLAIFATCIVLLITMHWAVRISFERGFIDYIKQGNEQRLQLLSDALGEQYQLHGNWRFLRNNDRFVFQILRSLEHDNDDDKPGPGMPPHGWRTQFWVVDQNARVLVGPRAPVPHDGTRRAILVNGMEVGAVIASPVERLTRNTDINFDKQQRRTSWLIVALSTLLAALATFSLARGLLAPVKRLVEGTHKLAAGDFTTRVAATSTDELGKLAQDFNQLASTLEKNQQMRRDFMADISHELRTPLAVLRGELEAIQDGVRQFTPESVASLQAEVGTLTKLVNDLHQLSMSDEGALAYQKTSVDLIPLLEVAGGAFRERFASRGLTLQLSLPDSACVFGDRDRLMQLFNNLLENSLRYTDSGGGLHISAEQRDKSLLLTFADSAPGVSDEQLQKLFERFYRTEGSRNRASGGSGLGLAICVNIVQAHNGHIRAAHSPFGGVSITVELPLERDLQRDV, from the coding sequence ATGAAATTCTGGCGACCCGGTATCACCGGTAAACTGTTTCTGGCTATTTTCGCCACCTGCATTGTTTTGCTCATCACCATGCACTGGGCCGTACGCATTAGCTTCGAGCGCGGATTTATTGACTACATCAAACAGGGCAACGAGCAGCGCTTGCAACTGCTGAGCGACGCGCTGGGCGAGCAGTACCAGTTACATGGCAACTGGCGTTTTTTACGCAATAACGATCGTTTTGTGTTCCAGATCCTGCGCTCTTTAGAACATGATAACGACGATGACAAACCCGGCCCGGGTATGCCCCCGCACGGCTGGCGCACCCAGTTTTGGGTCGTCGACCAAAATGCCAGAGTGCTGGTCGGCCCCCGAGCCCCCGTTCCACACGACGGTACGCGGCGGGCAATCCTCGTGAATGGCATGGAAGTCGGCGCGGTCATCGCCTCCCCTGTCGAACGCTTGACGCGCAATACCGACATTAATTTTGATAAACAGCAGCGTCGAACCAGTTGGCTGATTGTGGCGCTATCCACCCTGCTGGCAGCGCTGGCGACGTTTTCACTGGCGCGTGGACTGCTGGCGCCCGTAAAACGCCTGGTGGAAGGTACGCACAAGCTGGCTGCCGGTGATTTCACCACCCGCGTGGCCGCCACCAGCACAGATGAACTGGGCAAACTGGCGCAGGACTTTAACCAGCTCGCCAGTACGCTGGAAAAAAATCAGCAAATGCGCCGCGATTTTATGGCTGACATCTCTCACGAACTGCGCACGCCGTTAGCCGTTCTGCGCGGTGAGCTGGAGGCGATTCAGGATGGCGTGCGGCAATTCACGCCGGAGTCAGTGGCCTCGCTACAGGCCGAAGTCGGCACACTGACCAAGCTGGTAAACGACCTGCATCAGCTGTCGATGTCTGATGAGGGGGCGCTGGCGTACCAGAAAACCTCGGTCGATCTTATTCCTCTTCTGGAAGTCGCCGGTGGTGCGTTTCGCGAGCGTTTCGCCAGCCGGGGACTGACGTTACAGCTGTCTTTGCCAGACAGTGCCTGCGTATTTGGCGACCGGGATCGTCTGATGCAGTTGTTCAATAATCTGCTGGAAAACAGTCTGCGTTACACCGATAGCGGTGGCGGTCTGCATATTTCCGCTGAACAACGCGACAAGTCGTTGCTGTTGACCTTCGCTGATTCCGCGCCCGGCGTTAGCGACGAACAGCTGCAAAAACTGTTTGAACGTTTTTACCGAACAGAAGGCTCCCGCAACCGCGCCAGTGGCGGTTCCGGGCTGGGACTGGCGATTTGCGTCAACATTGTGCAGGCACATAATGGCCACATCCGCGCAGCCCATTCGCCTTTTGGCGGGGTTAGCATTACAGTAGAGTTACCGCTGGAACGCGATTTACAGAGAGATGTATGA
- a CDS encoding DUF1266 domain-containing protein: MTLHLLLSLLVAIIFIIWKCKKAARRKTPTAQEQEQERLAERRRDTRRRKWALALADILILRNGLKTENVTLALPIDERKRQQLAQQVKKELGLAEDLREDTLRQQVADILQRWPAGVGQTPRGFYEQLAAQGQVRDALAFDCARTAFLTRCIAGLGWCRDEQAWLVLLLNAQRAQDCFHSWEDYATAYVRARQIWLELHHTPTTITGRDLQEVMQYLEDPLSHWRELPWNDFKIFELN; encoded by the coding sequence ATGACGTTGCATCTACTCCTTTCACTGCTGGTCGCCATCATATTTATTATCTGGAAATGCAAAAAAGCGGCGCGAAGAAAAACACCCACCGCGCAGGAGCAAGAACAAGAGCGGCTGGCAGAACGACGCCGCGACACCCGTCGACGCAAATGGGCGTTGGCGCTGGCGGATATTCTCATTTTGCGCAACGGGTTGAAAACGGAAAACGTCACACTGGCGTTGCCCATTGATGAGCGTAAACGTCAACAGCTGGCGCAACAGGTGAAAAAAGAGCTGGGGCTGGCGGAAGATCTTCGTGAAGACACATTACGCCAGCAGGTTGCTGATATTTTGCAGCGCTGGCCTGCTGGCGTCGGTCAGACACCACGCGGGTTTTATGAGCAGTTAGCCGCCCAGGGACAGGTGCGTGACGCGCTGGCTTTCGACTGCGCGCGTACCGCCTTTTTAACGCGCTGCATCGCCGGATTAGGCTGGTGTCGCGACGAGCAAGCATGGCTGGTTTTACTCCTCAACGCCCAGCGTGCTCAGGACTGCTTTCACAGTTGGGAAGATTACGCTACCGCTTACGTTCGCGCACGGCAGATATGGCTGGAGCTACACCACACCCCGACGACAATCACCGGGCGCGATCTCCAGGAAGTCATGCAGTATCTGGAAGATCCACTCAGCCACTGGCGAGAATTGCCGTGGAATGACTTTAAAATTTTTGAACTCAATTGA
- a CDS encoding DUF4034 domain-containing protein has protein sequence MELNDRVLNATATMCNHKMAENSGQREWFIADIASFLRLKRYDELDELFNHALTESFTSREAEKRYFLAWTQMCNPLYDLEPLVEAGSEGLALIKAWQNARPRSTHAWLAETQYWNHRAWLYRSYGWARDTSHAMWICASACNEQMMIAAINSIDCDPRQWMAASLANTNAQVFGFPDWMADFLKGNETVGTAGVPKLADYHQRSPQEIDALMAHSGLSLDNAVCPSLPRPSVLLTTDDDFSLNYWLTVCLRIFPTAYSALGEYLPFRMPRWNGTHQEINAFLASGTCAHLSDSEREHLELLIWWDEYRDLSVKEIDEPEIRTKTIAKAQAVASHARNQEDRHNALGWLLNCYDDVGDEEALWDCIQRAVMENKKLDNYFTYQAIKFALRDFPDSHWIYNFICQNSQNAEGWAAVIYRGYFQLAGLFGFEKNTERGNAWLDRVSAIQHSATWKWTIRSFGWLNRSEYCVPLAEVGAERNIPGALHWLADEYNNRDNGTLVPYQTATALNYYQHAAQILRDHIAQRDNTPWPLIANGGYSGYEADLRDIYFSLAICNQRLCVEESDPAKWPGYEKNLLDYLLQAHQLGHEQAWGLFLLNIFEVTDLTLAHSHLAVIQEEAQKGTLQAMVTLARLHGNKQDKVLFNIKQSARWTHFADTLYPDNELVRDCLYKLHFDTRWKRMRYTWHTVRIPASELPGQVNPMV, from the coding sequence ATGGAATTGAACGATCGCGTACTCAATGCTACCGCGACAATGTGTAACCACAAAATGGCGGAAAACAGCGGGCAACGGGAGTGGTTCATCGCCGATATCGCCAGTTTCCTGCGCCTTAAGCGCTATGACGAGCTGGACGAGTTGTTTAACCATGCGCTGACGGAAAGCTTCACCAGCCGGGAAGCGGAAAAACGCTATTTCCTCGCCTGGACGCAGATGTGTAACCCCCTCTATGATCTGGAGCCGCTCGTTGAAGCCGGATCAGAAGGCCTGGCGCTTATTAAAGCCTGGCAAAACGCGCGTCCGCGCTCCACACACGCCTGGCTTGCTGAAACGCAATACTGGAACCATCGCGCATGGTTGTACCGTAGCTACGGCTGGGCGCGCGACACGTCGCACGCCATGTGGATTTGCGCCAGCGCCTGTAATGAACAGATGATGATTGCCGCCATCAACTCCATCGACTGCGATCCGCGCCAGTGGATGGCCGCTTCACTCGCCAACACCAACGCGCAGGTATTTGGTTTTCCCGACTGGATGGCGGATTTTCTTAAAGGTAACGAGACCGTCGGCACCGCAGGCGTGCCGAAACTTGCCGATTACCATCAGCGTTCGCCGCAGGAAATCGACGCACTGATGGCCCATTCCGGTTTGTCGCTGGACAACGCCGTTTGCCCTTCCCTGCCGCGACCGTCTGTGCTGCTGACCACCGATGATGACTTCAGCCTCAATTACTGGCTCACCGTATGTCTGAGGATTTTCCCAACGGCATACTCTGCATTGGGCGAGTATCTTCCGTTTCGCATGCCGCGCTGGAACGGCACCCATCAAGAGATTAATGCGTTTCTGGCGTCCGGGACCTGTGCTCATCTCTCTGATAGCGAACGCGAACACCTGGAGCTACTGATCTGGTGGGATGAGTATCGTGACCTGAGCGTCAAAGAGATTGACGAGCCTGAGATCAGAACCAAAACCATCGCGAAAGCGCAAGCCGTTGCCAGCCATGCCCGGAATCAGGAAGATCGCCACAATGCGCTGGGGTGGCTGCTTAACTGCTATGACGATGTAGGCGATGAAGAGGCGCTCTGGGACTGCATTCAACGGGCGGTCATGGAGAACAAGAAGTTAGACAATTACTTCACTTATCAGGCCATCAAGTTTGCGCTACGTGATTTCCCCGACAGCCACTGGATCTATAATTTTATTTGTCAGAATTCACAGAACGCTGAAGGCTGGGCTGCGGTGATTTATCGCGGTTATTTCCAGCTCGCGGGACTGTTTGGCTTTGAGAAAAATACCGAACGGGGCAATGCCTGGCTGGACCGCGTTTCAGCCATACAACACAGCGCGACCTGGAAATGGACCATTCGCTCTTTCGGCTGGCTCAACCGTTCTGAGTATTGCGTACCGTTGGCGGAGGTTGGCGCAGAGCGTAATATTCCCGGCGCGCTACACTGGCTGGCGGATGAATATAACAATCGGGACAATGGCACCCTTGTGCCTTATCAAACCGCCACCGCGCTGAACTATTATCAGCATGCCGCACAGATTCTGCGTGACCATATCGCCCAGCGCGACAACACGCCCTGGCCTCTGATCGCCAATGGCGGCTATAGCGGGTACGAAGCGGATTTACGCGATATTTATTTCAGTCTCGCTATCTGCAATCAGCGACTGTGCGTTGAAGAAAGCGATCCTGCAAAATGGCCAGGCTACGAAAAAAATCTCCTCGATTATCTCTTACAGGCGCATCAACTGGGTCACGAACAGGCCTGGGGTTTGTTCCTGCTCAACATTTTTGAAGTTACCGATCTGACCCTGGCGCATTCTCATTTAGCGGTTATCCAGGAAGAGGCACAAAAAGGCACACTTCAGGCGATGGTGACGCTCGCGCGATTACACGGTAACAAGCAGGATAAGGTGTTGTTTAATATAAAACAAAGCGCTCGCTGGACCCACTTTGCCGATACGCTGTACCCCGACAATGAGCTGGTCAGAGATTGTCTTTACAAGCTGCATTTCGATACGCGCTGGAAACGCATGCGTTATACTTGGCATACCGTGCGTATCCCGGCCTCGGAATTACCCGGTCAGGTCAACCCAATGGTGTAG